The Marispirochaeta aestuarii genome contains a region encoding:
- a CDS encoding CopG family antitoxin produces MKRRYNLTAEEKKIENEIDTYRSVTGEKRKKVESIIAGAKKNKAISLRISNYDLEKLKEKAEQEGLPYQTLITTVLHKYITNQLFEKDEIIKSFRLLKEERAI; encoded by the coding sequence ATGAAACGAAGATATAACCTTACTGCTGAAGAGAAGAAAATAGAAAATGAAATTGACACCTATCGATCCGTCACAGGTGAAAAGAGAAAGAAGGTCGAATCCATAATAGCTGGAGCCAAGAAAAATAAGGCGATAAGCCTAAGAATTTCAAATTATGATTTAGAAAAACTAAAAGAGAAGGCAGAACAGGAAGGGTTACCGTACCAAACGCTTATTACAACGGTGCTTCATAAATACATTACAAATCAGCTATTTGAGAAGGATGAGATCATTAAGTCGTTCAGGCTGCTGAAGGAAGAGAGGGCAATATAA
- a CDS encoding integron integrase yields MDQEVYGRYINYLQKYHKIKENHLSWYLHWVKKYINYWNNDKNYLKDDSIRRYFQFLADRYEPWQVEQAAAAIRLFVHYMNKMENSAKLQKPGNWPEVLDKMKSELRVQSKSYRTEKTYLYWVRDFSRWRNPKNPDQLGSDDVRAYLTHLSINRNISFATQKQAFIALLFLFRHVLNIEINGLESVVRARVNRKLPVVLSPSEISGILQYVPEEYRLMCRIIYGGGLRLSECLELRVKDVDIDGGSIIIRSGKGNKDRLTLLSRSVIPDLQKHIVKVRQLYESDRLEKLPGVPLPFALQKKYPQASTEWNWFWIFPSPRFSVCPRTNQPGRFHVFPSTLQHAFHEALRKSGIPKKAGIHTLRHSFATHLIEAGYDIRTVQELLGHSNLSTTMIYTHVATKNKLSVISPMDKMDI; encoded by the coding sequence ATGGACCAGGAAGTGTACGGTCGATACATTAATTATCTCCAGAAATATCATAAGATAAAAGAGAATCACCTTTCCTGGTACCTCCATTGGGTAAAGAAATATATCAACTATTGGAATAACGATAAGAACTACCTCAAGGACGACTCAATCCGGAGATATTTTCAATTCCTTGCAGACCGGTATGAACCATGGCAGGTAGAGCAGGCTGCCGCGGCGATTCGTCTTTTTGTTCATTACATGAACAAAATGGAAAATAGCGCAAAACTACAGAAACCGGGGAATTGGCCGGAGGTTCTGGATAAGATGAAGTCTGAGCTCAGGGTGCAGAGCAAGTCGTATAGAACAGAGAAAACCTACCTCTACTGGGTCCGCGATTTTTCCCGATGGCGCAACCCTAAAAACCCGGATCAACTTGGATCTGACGATGTCCGCGCTTACCTCACCCATCTTTCAATCAACCGTAACATATCCTTTGCAACTCAGAAACAGGCTTTTATCGCTTTACTGTTTTTATTCCGTCATGTTTTAAATATAGAGATAAATGGCCTCGAATCAGTGGTCCGAGCCAGAGTAAATAGAAAACTCCCTGTCGTTCTTTCTCCATCCGAGATATCAGGGATCTTACAATATGTGCCTGAAGAATACCGTCTGATGTGCCGCATTATCTATGGGGGCGGACTTCGACTTTCAGAATGTCTGGAATTAAGAGTAAAAGATGTCGATATCGACGGCGGATCAATCATTATCCGTTCTGGTAAAGGTAATAAAGATCGCCTGACCTTACTCTCACGGTCGGTGATTCCGGATTTACAGAAGCACATTGTAAAAGTCAGACAGTTATACGAGTCTGATCGCCTTGAAAAATTGCCAGGTGTACCTCTGCCTTTTGCATTGCAAAAGAAGTACCCTCAGGCATCTACGGAATGGAACTGGTTCTGGATCTTCCCTTCCCCCCGGTTTTCGGTGTGTCCGCGGACCAATCAGCCAGGCAGGTTCCATGTGTTTCCATCAACTCTGCAGCACGCCTTTCATGAAGCGCTGAGAAAATCCGGAATCCCAAAGAAAGCAGGCATCCATACCCTGCGACATAGTTTTGCGACACACCTGATAGAGGCAGGTTATGATATAAGAACAGTACAGGAACTGCTCGGCCATTCGAACCTAAGTACAACAATGATCTATACCCACGTAGCCACAAAGAATAAGCTCAGTGTAATCAGTCCCATGGACAAAATGGACATCTGA
- a CDS encoding sensor histidine kinase → MAGKNPAKRLIEGTQVLSLVISIGTIFIVQIVSIFAISVFIILDLNNKAENAADETVYILTEPLYNVDDSQISRIADALLSSGRISGIVIDTSATGIVVNKPAPVQSRWIKPRIREVNYNDFFLGTIELQFSDNELLLTIKRFLFAMVVAVIAILTVYLIATRVLIQKRTQRVFSALSEGISEIGAGNYAYTIPETDYEDIDAIINLLNEMTRRIQGKNAELVEINVSLEQRVAERTAELEDSLVELRRMQERLIESGKLSALGQLSAGIAHELNTPLGAIQSAVSSMVNSFDKKLPEQPAFFSSLSDQEQNLYTKTVVLGLESNKTLDIYLPSRRETKEIEALLEQQNIPNSPEVTACLADMGLLNKLDDLLPYLAINRNREILAEVSDTVIIRRMIEVITESSAKASNVIEALRSYLTTTVFDTTKIIDVETDIKKVLTLMHNLLKHGISVKTEFSGLLVQARADTLSNVWMNLIRNAVQVLNGSGEIVITTQEQDGRGIISVKDNGPGIPPEIQDRIFEPFFTTKNTMQGMGLGLDICRRIIESSQGKIWVESKPGETVFFVSLPLAEYV, encoded by the coding sequence ATGGCTGGTAAAAACCCGGCGAAAAGGCTTATAGAAGGAACCCAGGTTCTTTCTCTTGTCATATCAATAGGTACCATATTTATTGTTCAGATTGTTTCTATTTTTGCCATATCCGTCTTTATTATCCTCGATTTGAATAACAAAGCAGAAAATGCAGCGGACGAAACAGTCTATATCCTGACCGAACCCCTGTATAATGTGGACGACAGCCAGATTAGCAGGATTGCCGATGCACTGCTTTCTTCCGGTCGGATCTCCGGTATCGTTATTGATACCTCTGCAACAGGAATTGTTGTAAACAAGCCGGCCCCAGTCCAGTCCCGATGGATCAAGCCGCGGATCAGAGAAGTCAACTATAACGATTTTTTTCTCGGAACAATAGAACTGCAGTTCAGTGATAACGAGCTGCTGTTAACAATCAAGCGTTTTCTGTTTGCCATGGTTGTTGCGGTAATCGCGATTTTGACAGTGTATTTAATCGCCACACGGGTGCTTATTCAAAAGCGGACACAAAGGGTCTTTTCAGCATTATCCGAGGGAATCAGCGAAATCGGAGCCGGAAACTATGCGTATACGATCCCCGAGACGGATTACGAAGATATAGATGCAATAATAAACCTGCTGAATGAAATGACCAGAAGAATCCAGGGAAAAAATGCCGAACTGGTGGAGATAAATGTATCCCTTGAACAACGGGTTGCCGAGCGGACGGCGGAACTGGAAGACTCTCTCGTTGAATTACGGCGCATGCAGGAACGGCTCATTGAATCCGGGAAACTTTCCGCTCTGGGACAGCTTTCCGCCGGTATAGCCCATGAACTGAACACACCGCTGGGAGCGATACAATCCGCCGTCTCATCGATGGTCAATTCATTTGACAAAAAGCTCCCTGAACAGCCGGCCTTTTTCTCTTCCCTGTCCGATCAGGAACAGAACTTATACACGAAAACTGTTGTTCTGGGTTTAGAAAGCAATAAAACGCTGGATATTTATCTTCCCTCCCGGCGGGAGACGAAAGAAATCGAGGCTCTGCTGGAACAGCAGAACATTCCAAACAGTCCTGAAGTTACCGCATGCCTTGCTGATATGGGGCTGTTGAACAAACTCGATGATCTTTTACCGTACCTTGCAATAAACAGGAATCGGGAAATCCTGGCGGAGGTTTCGGATACGGTAATAATCAGACGGATGATCGAGGTTATTACAGAATCTTCTGCAAAAGCGTCGAATGTTATCGAAGCGCTCCGGTCATACCTTACAACAACTGTTTTCGATACAACAAAGATAATCGATGTGGAAACGGATATAAAAAAGGTGCTGACCCTTATGCATAACCTGCTGAAACACGGAATCAGCGTCAAAACAGAGTTCTCCGGACTGCTTGTTCAAGCCAGGGCGGATACCTTATCCAATGTCTGGATGAACCTGATACGAAATGCTGTTCAGGTGTTGAATGGTTCCGGCGAAATCGTAATCACGACACAGGAGCAGGACGGCCGGGGGATTATCTCGGTTAAAGACAACGGCCCCGGAATACCTCCTGAAATCCAGGATCGGATATTTGAACCCTTCTTTACTACCAAAAACACTATGCAGGGAATGGGCCTTGGCCTCGATATCTGCAGGAGGATCATAGAATCATCCCAGGGGAAAATCTGGGTAGAGTCAAAACCGGGAGAAACAGTTTTCTTTGTTTCCCTGCCGCTGGCCGAGTACGTGTAA
- a CDS encoding substrate-binding periplasmic protein produces the protein MAAIFLCFAVFSDDLYAETVKMAVFRLEPFMMYDDSGGVTGIAVEYWRQYIAPRMGVELDVLGVFPIVRALALLESGEIDIIPNMTKIPEREEKFLFPETILAKIDSCLIVRPDSPVSSITKPADLFGMTIGFLDAAYIPPMFIDERIKLELVQHQDYRQINLNKLWAGRLDGVLDINYISMIYYLNQKGYRERVKVIPLPTEAVHVYTVFRNTEKGRDLRNRYDNVNAKGLEQGIFEKMVRSFVAEGNQ, from the coding sequence ATGGCCGCTATTTTTCTCTGCTTCGCTGTTTTTTCCGATGATCTTTATGCGGAAACGGTAAAAATGGCTGTTTTTCGACTTGAACCTTTCATGATGTACGACGATTCAGGAGGCGTTACCGGAATCGCGGTGGAATACTGGCGACAATATATCGCCCCGCGTATGGGGGTTGAGCTTGATGTTTTGGGGGTATTCCCGATTGTCAGGGCTCTTGCGCTTCTTGAATCGGGAGAGATCGACATTATCCCAAATATGACAAAGATTCCTGAACGGGAAGAAAAATTTCTGTTTCCGGAAACGATACTTGCAAAGATAGACAGTTGTCTGATAGTCCGACCGGACAGTCCTGTTTCTTCGATAACCAAGCCGGCGGATCTTTTCGGTATGACAATAGGGTTCCTGGACGCTGCGTATATACCTCCCATGTTCATTGACGAAAGGATAAAGCTGGAACTGGTTCAGCATCAGGATTACCGGCAGATCAATCTGAATAAACTCTGGGCGGGGAGACTGGACGGTGTTCTCGATATTAACTATATATCCATGATCTATTATCTGAATCAGAAGGGATACAGGGAGCGGGTAAAGGTAATACCTTTGCCGACGGAAGCGGTACATGTGTATACAGTATTCCGGAACACCGAAAAAGGAAGGGATCTTCGTAACCGCTACGACAATGTGAATGCGAAAGGCCTGGAACAGGGGATTTTTGAAAAAATGGTCAGGTCTTTTGTCGCTGAAGGGAATCAATAG
- a CDS encoding response regulator yields the protein MSESAQSISDKAILCVDDEAIILLALQQELKRNLGNQFIYERAKSAEDALRILDELSKDGIHVILIISDWLMPGMKGDEFIEIVKQTYPEIKVIMITGQADKAAIERVSSISSVAAVLKKPWRAEELIHTVRSTCSTCL from the coding sequence ATGTCCGAGTCCGCTCAATCCATTTCTGATAAAGCGATCTTATGCGTCGATGATGAAGCGATTATCCTGCTTGCGCTGCAGCAGGAGCTGAAAAGAAACCTGGGGAACCAGTTTATCTATGAACGGGCAAAGAGCGCCGAAGATGCCCTGCGTATTCTCGATGAACTGAGTAAAGACGGGATCCATGTCATTCTGATAATCTCCGACTGGCTTATGCCAGGAATGAAGGGAGACGAGTTCATCGAGATTGTCAAACAGACGTATCCGGAAATAAAGGTAATAATGATAACCGGACAGGCGGATAAAGCGGCAATTGAACGGGTCAGCAGCATCTCATCGGTAGCCGCAGTACTCAAGAAGCCGTGGCGGGCTGAAGAACTGATACATACCGTCCGTTCCACTTGTTCCACGTGTCTCTGA
- a CDS encoding substrate-binding periplasmic protein — MRGRFFRLEVILCLLILIPGTAMSQAVHYVFQEYKPANYLDESGQPAGFFVDIIREAVENRLGLDLRISVFPWVRCQALVRQGEADLMTTIPTPGRLEYADLVNVPIWIKQYRLYTYRDHPRIPEMHGIRSLEEIRKVRFTVISYIGNNWAKTNLEDIGVPVLNATSVEGMYRMLIARRGDIIVDDPILVRDNLNSAGLENRIVLTEGLVESSAFYPMISKQSDLSARTDEFAAAVQAMWDDGSIASIMERYQ, encoded by the coding sequence ATGAGAGGACGGTTTTTTCGTCTCGAAGTAATCCTCTGTCTGCTTATACTGATCCCCGGTACGGCAATGTCTCAGGCAGTACACTATGTGTTTCAGGAATATAAACCCGCCAACTACCTGGATGAGTCGGGACAGCCCGCCGGTTTTTTCGTTGATATTATCCGTGAAGCAGTAGAAAATCGCCTTGGTCTGGATCTGCGAATAAGCGTCTTTCCCTGGGTGCGCTGCCAGGCTTTAGTCAGACAGGGCGAAGCGGACCTTATGACTACCATCCCGACTCCGGGCCGTTTGGAATACGCCGACCTCGTGAACGTACCGATCTGGATCAAGCAATATCGATTATATACCTACCGGGATCACCCTCGCATTCCCGAGATGCATGGTATCCGCAGCCTTGAGGAAATACGCAAGGTCCGGTTTACAGTGATCTCCTACATCGGCAACAACTGGGCAAAGACAAACCTGGAGGATATTGGCGTCCCGGTTCTGAATGCCACCTCTGTTGAAGGTATGTATCGAATGCTGATTGCCCGCCGTGGAGACATCATCGTTGACGATCCGATTCTGGTTAGAGACAATCTGAATTCTGCCGGATTGGAAAACAGGATAGTCCTTACCGAGGGCCTCGTGGAAAGTTCCGCATTCTATCCCATGATCAGCAAACAGTCCGATCTTTCCGCCAGGACCGATGAGTTTGCCGCTGCTGTGCAGGCGATGTGGGATGATGGCAGTATTGCATCTATTATGGAGCGTTATCAGTGA
- a CDS encoding DNA-3-methyladenine glycosylase I, translating to MKKHCAWVNPENSLMREYHDTEWGVPVHDDIRLFEMLILEGAQAGLSWDTILKKRRNYREAFEKFDPVKVAAFSEEKIRELLQDNGIVRNRLKIQSAVKNARVFREIQHQYGSFDTFIWKFVDGNPIDRHFAVLDEIPTKDELSERISRDLKKRGMSFVGPTIIYAYIQAIGLINSHTTDCFRYRELKA from the coding sequence ATGAAAAAGCACTGTGCATGGGTTAACCCGGAGAACAGCCTGATGAGGGAGTATCATGACACTGAATGGGGGGTGCCGGTTCACGATGATATCAGACTGTTCGAAATGTTGATCCTTGAGGGGGCGCAGGCCGGACTGTCCTGGGACACCATACTGAAAAAGCGCAGGAACTACCGCGAGGCTTTTGAAAAGTTCGATCCCGTCAAAGTCGCAGCTTTTTCTGAAGAGAAAATCCGGGAACTGCTTCAGGATAATGGGATAGTTCGGAACAGATTGAAGATTCAATCCGCCGTAAAGAATGCCCGGGTTTTTCGTGAAATCCAGCACCAGTACGGCAGCTTCGATACCTTTATCTGGAAATTTGTGGATGGAAATCCGATAGACAGACACTTCGCCGTCTTAGATGAGATTCCGACCAAAGACGAATTGTCAGAGAGGATCTCAAGAGACCTCAAAAAGCGGGGAATGAGTTTTGTGGGACCGACAATAATTTATGCCTATATTCAGGCCATCGGCCTGATAAACTCCCATACCACCGATTGCTTCAGGTACCGGGAATTAAAGGCATAG
- a CDS encoding TrkH family potassium uptake protein, with product MKKNLILLPVLLSIVALFLEQQVTMTVFWLVIINALDITVLIILVTEVVTAFKAAPYKYIYIRQNIFALIFTATFVLLFAYSKVQTFQVHFSPEKVDPSLTAAVLKNTFLVLKVLTRFRKLNTLLESISLKPAQTMVLSFLLVILVGALVLMVPFTSSSHKGLPFLDALFTSTSAVCVTGLIVVDTATAYSIWGHISIMLLIQIGGLGIMLLSYFSIFVLRRGISRQDKLIAAYMLSQDDLRSIKKTVVAIIGATFLFEALGTLLLYLSTPSFTGPWGGRLFASLFHAVSAFCNAGFALFTDSLEGFNGNLLLNATIALLIITGGLSFGVHMNLLDLFKRDGRSASRVRRLSVNSRVVLIISSVLIVTGTLIFYALEHGGVLRELGTGKQYLAAFFQSVTLRTAGFNTVPLGALGSATYLFMCLFMFIGGAAGSTAGGIKVNNLAAMGAYFRSLLRETKEVTLFRSSLGSDIILKSFTIATFGLVTVFLGTFILMLTEDAPAIKILFEAVSAFGTVGLSAGITGDLSPMGKSVIIIMMFLGRIGPLTFIAAAGSRQGQREIHYPGANLSIG from the coding sequence ATGAAAAAGAACCTGATTTTGCTTCCTGTCCTGTTGAGTATTGTAGCCCTGTTTCTCGAACAGCAGGTCACCATGACGGTCTTCTGGCTTGTCATAATAAACGCCCTGGATATTACGGTCCTGATTATCCTTGTAACAGAGGTTGTAACTGCCTTTAAGGCTGCGCCGTACAAATATATCTATATACGGCAGAATATATTCGCCCTGATCTTTACTGCCACCTTCGTGCTTCTCTTTGCCTACTCAAAGGTGCAGACCTTCCAGGTTCATTTTTCCCCCGAGAAGGTGGATCCCTCCCTTACTGCCGCGGTTCTGAAGAATACCTTCCTGGTGCTCAAAGTCCTGACCAGGTTTCGAAAGCTCAATACCCTCCTTGAATCCATCAGTCTCAAGCCTGCCCAGACTATGGTGCTCAGTTTTCTGCTGGTAATCCTGGTCGGCGCCCTCGTCCTGATGGTTCCCTTTACCTCGTCATCGCACAAGGGACTGCCGTTTCTGGATGCTCTGTTCACCTCCACCTCGGCGGTGTGCGTTACCGGGCTTATCGTCGTCGATACCGCCACCGCCTACTCCATCTGGGGACACATAAGCATCATGCTTCTCATCCAGATTGGAGGCCTCGGTATCATGCTTCTCTCCTATTTTTCTATCTTCGTCCTGCGCCGGGGGATAAGCCGGCAGGACAAGCTCATTGCCGCCTACATGCTGAGCCAGGACGATCTGCGCTCAATAAAGAAAACTGTAGTCGCCATCATCGGCGCAACCTTCCTTTTTGAAGCCCTGGGTACGCTGTTGTTGTATCTCTCGACCCCCTCCTTTACCGGCCCCTGGGGCGGACGTCTTTTTGCCTCCCTCTTTCACGCGGTATCCGCCTTCTGTAACGCCGGATTCGCCCTTTTCACCGACAGCCTGGAGGGCTTTAACGGAAACCTGCTGTTGAACGCCACCATAGCGCTGCTTATTATTACCGGAGGATTGAGTTTCGGCGTCCACATGAATCTGCTGGACCTTTTCAAGCGTGACGGACGCTCCGCTTCACGGGTTCGACGGCTCTCGGTTAATTCCAGGGTGGTCCTGATCATTTCGTCGGTCCTGATAGTTACCGGAACCCTGATCTTCTACGCCCTGGAGCATGGCGGGGTACTCAGGGAGCTCGGGACGGGGAAACAGTACCTGGCCGCCTTTTTCCAGTCCGTAACCCTGCGCACCGCCGGATTCAACACGGTTCCCCTGGGTGCACTCGGCAGTGCCACCTATCTTTTCATGTGCCTCTTCATGTTCATCGGTGGTGCGGCAGGCAGTACCGCCGGGGGAATCAAGGTTAACAATCTCGCTGCCATGGGGGCCTACTTCCGTTCTCTGCTGAGGGAAACAAAGGAGGTCACCCTTTTTCGCTCCTCCCTGGGCAGCGATATCATTCTCAAGTCCTTTACCATCGCCACCTTCGGTCTTGTTACCGTATTTCTGGGAACTTTTATCCTGATGCTGACAGAGGATGCCCCGGCGATAAAAATACTCTTCGAGGCAGTCTCCGCTTTCGGCACTGTCGGGCTCTCTGCGGGGATTACCGGGGATCTTTCCCCGATGGGAAAAAGTGTTATTATCATCATGATGTTTCTGGGCAGAATAGGGCCCCTGACCTTCATTGCCGCCGCCGGTTCACGTCAGGGACAAAGGGAGATACACTATCCCGGGGCGAATCTTTCGATTGGATAA
- a CDS encoding potassium channel family protein: protein MAKDTGKNYLVVGLGSFGSRLCEVLEEKGGTVIAVDADELLIERIKNSVTQAVHLDSTDESRMSELDLEDVDVGIVAIGNSFEASILTTAIMKRLGVPYIIARSLTELHHQVLLQVGADEIVNVEIDEGTRLANRLIAPDILDRIPLSGEISVAEVRVPKGFVEKQLIELDLRKRLQINVIAIRRYSYGVDEIGNPTRSESLIFPGGEEVLQEEDILLIVGRNENISSFNELQE, encoded by the coding sequence ATGGCAAAAGATACAGGAAAAAACTATCTGGTTGTGGGACTCGGAAGCTTCGGCAGCCGCCTCTGCGAAGTTCTCGAAGAGAAGGGCGGTACGGTTATTGCAGTAGACGCCGACGAACTCCTGATAGAACGGATAAAAAACAGCGTGACCCAGGCAGTCCACCTCGATTCCACCGACGAAAGCCGCATGAGCGAACTGGACCTGGAGGACGTGGATGTCGGAATCGTCGCCATCGGAAACAGCTTTGAAGCGAGTATCCTGACTACGGCCATCATGAAACGCCTCGGTGTTCCCTACATCATTGCCCGCTCTCTGACGGAACTGCATCACCAGGTGCTTCTCCAGGTCGGAGCAGACGAAATAGTCAATGTTGAAATCGACGAGGGAACACGACTGGCCAACCGCCTTATCGCTCCGGATATCCTGGACAGGATTCCCCTCTCCGGGGAGATCAGCGTGGCGGAGGTCAGAGTACCGAAGGGCTTCGTGGAGAAACAGCTGATAGAACTCGATCTTAGAAAACGCCTCCAGATCAATGTCATCGCCATCCGGCGATACAGCTACGGCGTGGACGAAATTGGCAATCCCACCAGAAGCGAAAGCCTCATTTTTCCCGGAGGGGAGGAGGTCCTTCAGGAGGAGGATATCCTGCTTATCGTGGGACGAAACGAAAACATCTCCTCCTTCAATGAGCTGCAGGAATAA
- a CDS encoding PAS domain-containing protein, producing the protein MDIKSNRWIVLLLILGALGILAVGVSAYLLLTGASPGASGDPVFIAQRILFISIVVFLVFLTAWSITVFRGISIEKRLDRLINKSRYRRLDRKADFAGFGSLGPRLQDLYRSLTDANGKLSRKIAAQGTLLDIIISNSPSLMLVTDSTGNVVFVSRALLETLERDKQDVIKKPVSSVWEELSFSDLRISMEETFSHVNLKVEKYPLTAYPVVGSDGLISYVVFNAEKRPFMYSQKVQETRQKEVSLQSRLMGLLRRGKGGAK; encoded by the coding sequence ATGGATATCAAGAGTAACCGCTGGATTGTTCTGCTGCTGATTCTCGGCGCCCTGGGTATCCTTGCGGTGGGAGTATCGGCATATCTGTTGTTGACCGGCGCCTCGCCCGGGGCTTCCGGGGATCCGGTTTTTATAGCCCAGCGTATACTGTTTATCTCGATTGTGGTCTTTCTTGTCTTCCTTACGGCCTGGAGCATCACCGTTTTTCGCGGCATTTCCATCGAAAAACGCCTGGACCGTCTGATCAACAAGAGCAGATACCGCCGCCTGGACAGAAAGGCTGATTTCGCAGGATTCGGTTCTCTTGGCCCGCGATTACAGGATCTCTACAGGAGTCTTACCGACGCTAACGGAAAACTCAGCCGCAAGATAGCAGCCCAGGGGACCCTCCTGGATATTATAATCTCCAACTCGCCGTCCCTGATGCTGGTAACGGACAGCACCGGCAACGTCGTTTTCGTAAGCCGGGCCCTGCTGGAAACCCTTGAGAGGGATAAGCAGGATGTAATTAAAAAACCGGTGTCCTCAGTCTGGGAGGAGCTCAGTTTCAGCGATCTGCGAATCTCCATGGAGGAGACCTTCTCTCATGTCAACCTTAAAGTGGAGAAATACCCCCTTACGGCATATCCGGTAGTCGGCAGCGACGGCTTGATATCCTACGTGGTATTCAACGCCGAAAAGCGGCCCTTCATGTATAGTCAGAAGGTCCAGGAAACCAGGCAGAAGGAGGTATCCCTGCAGTCCCGCCTGATGGGACTCCTCCGTCGTGGTAAAGGAGGAGCAAAATGA
- the corA gene encoding magnesium/cobalt transporter CorA, with protein MKRFINLFSRRIGTVPGTIIDVPSNGSRPVEMGLFRYNADSVEQRQLAADDSLENLAQENQILWLDIPGVHDSVLLKKVARRFDIHPIAAENIQHTGQRPKADEYEDQLFLLLHMLTWNGEEKTVETEQVSIIAGKGYVISFQEHPGDVFDPVRRRISEGLGRVRRMGADYLSYSLADAVVDNYFLVMEDLQEEFEELEEQVLFEDGPDPSAKVHSLTRELLSLRRAVWPMREAASALMRGQIPAISEEVQIFFRDLYDHIVQIIDWIELMRDSLKGLMDSYQSRVGNSTNAIMRVLTIVATIFIPLTFIVGIYGMNFQRMPELSWPLGYPMVMALMALVALGMLFYFKKKKWL; from the coding sequence ATGAAGCGTTTCATCAATCTGTTTTCCCGCAGAATAGGCACCGTCCCGGGGACAATCATCGATGTACCCTCCAATGGCAGCCGGCCGGTGGAAATGGGGCTATTCCGTTACAATGCCGATTCCGTTGAGCAGCGACAGCTGGCTGCCGATGACTCCCTCGAGAACCTTGCACAGGAAAACCAGATACTCTGGCTGGACATACCGGGGGTTCACGACTCGGTCCTGCTGAAGAAGGTCGCCCGCCGTTTCGATATTCACCCCATTGCCGCGGAGAACATCCAGCATACCGGACAGCGTCCCAAGGCTGATGAATACGAGGATCAGCTCTTCCTGCTCCTTCACATGCTCACCTGGAACGGGGAAGAAAAAACCGTTGAAACCGAGCAGGTCAGCATCATAGCCGGCAAGGGCTATGTCATCTCCTTTCAGGAACATCCCGGGGACGTCTTTGATCCGGTCCGGCGACGCATCTCGGAAGGTCTGGGTCGGGTACGCCGAATGGGAGCAGACTACCTGAGCTACTCCCTGGCGGACGCGGTTGTGGACAACTACTTCCTGGTTATGGAGGACCTGCAGGAGGAGTTTGAAGAGCTTGAAGAACAGGTCCTTTTCGAAGACGGACCGGACCCTTCAGCCAAGGTACACTCCCTCACCAGGGAGCTGCTCTCCCTGCGCAGGGCAGTCTGGCCCATGAGGGAGGCAGCCTCGGCCCTGATGCGGGGACAGATCCCCGCGATATCCGAGGAGGTCCAGATCTTCTTTCGGGATCTTTACGATCATATTGTCCAGATTATCGACTGGATCGAGCTGATGCGGGACAGCCTGAAGGGTCTTATGGACTCCTACCAGAGCAGGGTCGGAAACTCCACGAATGCCATCATGAGGGTCCTGACCATTGTGGCGACCATTTTCATCCCCCTGACCTTCATTGTCGGTATCTACGGGATGAACTTCCAGAGGATGCCGGAACTCTCCTGGCCCCTGGGCTATCCCATGGTCATGGCCCTTATGGCCCTGGTTGCCCTGGGAATGCTTTTCTACTTCAAGAAAAAGAAATGGCTCTGA